In Arthrobacter sp. CDRTa11, one DNA window encodes the following:
- a CDS encoding DUF4383 domain-containing protein: MTTASPHAHGVHFGRSDVQNAGMGVGILLLLVGILGFIPGVTTRYSELMFLGPDSHAMLLGLFQVSMLLNIVQLAIGATGWAMSRTEHGARNFLYGAGALYIVLAIFGLSVGVDSAANFLSLNMTDNWTHLVLGVLMIAAGWLFSRNMAGERR; this comes from the coding sequence ATGACTACCGCATCCCCACATGCACATGGTGTCCATTTTGGACGTTCAGACGTCCAGAACGCCGGCATGGGTGTAGGTATTCTCTTGTTGTTGGTGGGTATCCTGGGCTTTATCCCCGGCGTCACCACCCGGTACAGCGAACTGATGTTCCTTGGGCCTGATTCACACGCCATGCTCCTTGGCCTGTTCCAGGTGTCCATGCTGCTCAACATTGTGCAGCTGGCCATCGGTGCAACCGGCTGGGCAATGTCCCGCACGGAACATGGCGCACGAAACTTCCTCTATGGCGCCGGCGCGCTGTACATCGTCCTCGCCATTTTCGGGCTCAGTGTCGGTGTTGATTCGGCGGCCAATTTCCTGTCGCTGAACATGACGGACAACTGGACCCATCTGGTGCTGGGTGTACTGATGATTGCTGCTGGCTGGCTGTTTTCACGGAACATGGCCGGCGAGAGGAGATAA
- a CDS encoding DUF6350 family protein → MKLRADQTGDRGIPMPLWLQGALETAQAAIISALVVVAPVVAVWATAGFQNSAFDVLARLAGQAWLLIHGVPLELVALNSGTAADARSGTLSLIPLGLTLIPFLLAWRAGRRLARASYTDQLWQALLGSWVVYGAFGGATGFVCRTPDVVINLWYAMLIPLIPFALGMVIGARREAGSWSRLIGVDAVAWISRTSQHSRWAGSYFASAAKAGFVAVIAALALSCVLLAADLFIHWNLVIAVYEALDAGAIGGAVLTIAQLGFLPNLAVFALAWVSGSGFAMGVGSQVGPLATATGPLPSIPVFAAIPSGALDYGFVALVVPVLAGVLAGWWFLREGENHFDEWLAIKIHARWFTAIVSTLVLGALVGLASGLLAAGLAWLARGSGGIGRLTDIGPDPFWMGTWLAAEVGIGVVIGYAAGPWLERRQVEEEEEAELVR, encoded by the coding sequence ATGAAACTGCGCGCTGATCAGACCGGAGACCGTGGCATTCCCATGCCTTTATGGCTGCAGGGGGCGCTGGAAACGGCGCAGGCCGCCATCATTTCCGCGCTGGTGGTTGTGGCTCCCGTCGTGGCGGTATGGGCCACGGCGGGGTTCCAGAACTCGGCGTTCGACGTCCTGGCCCGCCTCGCCGGGCAGGCCTGGCTGCTGATCCATGGAGTGCCCCTGGAACTGGTGGCGTTGAATTCAGGTACAGCTGCCGATGCCCGTTCAGGCACGCTGTCGCTGATTCCCCTCGGGCTTACCCTGATCCCGTTCCTGCTCGCGTGGCGTGCCGGACGCAGGTTGGCGAGGGCCTCCTACACGGACCAGCTGTGGCAGGCGCTCCTGGGATCGTGGGTAGTCTATGGGGCGTTTGGCGGCGCCACCGGCTTCGTGTGCCGCACCCCTGATGTTGTGATCAACCTCTGGTACGCCATGCTGATCCCGCTGATTCCTTTCGCCCTGGGCATGGTGATCGGGGCCAGGCGCGAAGCAGGCTCGTGGAGCCGGCTGATCGGCGTGGACGCCGTAGCCTGGATCTCGCGGACCAGCCAGCACTCGCGTTGGGCCGGGTCCTACTTTGCCTCGGCCGCCAAAGCCGGCTTTGTGGCGGTGATTGCTGCGCTGGCCTTGTCCTGCGTGCTTCTTGCAGCGGACCTTTTTATCCACTGGAACCTGGTCATTGCTGTGTACGAAGCGCTCGACGCCGGTGCCATCGGCGGCGCGGTGCTCACCATTGCACAGCTTGGCTTCCTCCCCAACCTTGCCGTCTTTGCGCTTGCCTGGGTCTCCGGATCCGGTTTCGCCATGGGCGTCGGATCACAGGTGGGACCCCTTGCCACCGCTACCGGGCCGCTGCCATCCATTCCGGTGTTCGCCGCCATCCCCTCAGGTGCGCTGGACTACGGTTTTGTGGCCTTGGTGGTCCCCGTGCTGGCCGGTGTGCTGGCGGGCTGGTGGTTCCTGCGGGAGGGTGAAAACCACTTCGACGAATGGCTCGCCATCAAGATCCACGCCCGCTGGTTCACGGCAATCGTGTCCACCCTGGTGCTCGGCGCACTCGTCGGTCTGGCATCCGGGCTGCTGGCTGCCGGGCTGGCGTGGCTGGCCCGCGGCTCTGGCGGAATTGGCCGCCTCACGGACATCGGACCCGACCCGTTCTGGATGGGAACCTGGCTGGCCGCCGAAGTGGGGATCGGCGTCGTGATTGGCTACGCAGCGGGGCCATGGCTGGAACGCCGGCAGGTGGAAGAGGAAGAAGAAGCCGAACTGGTGCGGTAG
- the purN gene encoding phosphoribosylglycinamide formyltransferase has translation MRIVVLVSGTGSNLQAVIDAVKAGDLDVQIAAVGADREGTYGVERSSEAGLETFVVNFNSFPTRAEWDAALTARVASYAPDVVVSSGFMRIVSPEFIDAFNGKYLNTHPALLPAFPGAHGVRDAIAYGVKVTGCTVHWADAGVDTGPIIAQEAVAIEDSDTEETLHERIKVVERRLLVSTLASLAAAPPA, from the coding sequence ATGCGCATCGTAGTCCTCGTCTCAGGTACCGGCTCCAACCTCCAGGCCGTCATCGACGCCGTCAAGGCAGGGGACCTGGACGTGCAGATTGCCGCAGTGGGCGCGGACCGGGAGGGGACGTACGGCGTCGAGCGTTCCTCTGAAGCCGGGCTGGAGACGTTTGTGGTCAACTTCAACTCCTTCCCAACCCGCGCTGAATGGGATGCCGCACTGACCGCGAGGGTGGCTTCCTATGCCCCCGACGTGGTGGTGTCCTCCGGCTTTATGCGGATCGTCAGCCCGGAGTTCATCGACGCCTTCAACGGCAAATACCTGAACACCCACCCTGCCCTGCTGCCTGCATTCCCCGGCGCCCACGGGGTGCGCGACGCCATCGCCTACGGAGTGAAGGTGACGGGCTGCACCGTGCACTGGGCCGACGCCGGGGTGGACACCGGCCCCATCATCGCGCAGGAGGCCGTGGCCATCGAGGACTCCGACACGGAGGAGACCCTGCACGAACGCATCAAGGTGGTGGAGCGCCGGCTCCTGGTCTCGACGCTGGCCTCCCTCGCCGCCGCCCCTCCGGCCTAA
- a CDS encoding MFS transporter, with translation MNTYTTVPSGEQVVQELPWRWKVQGRIFLIGGLGFMFDAWDVTLNGILIPLLSSHWSLTPGEAGWIGTANLIGMALGAFVWGTIADTIGRKKAFTATLLIFSLFTVLGAFSPDFIWFCAFRFMAGFGLGGCIPVDYALVGEFTPRKQRGKVLTAMDGWWPVGAALCGFVSAALVAAFADWRLTMLVMVLPALLVFWVRRSVPESPLFLIRKGRREEAAKVIDALVAATGVEPRAYSLPDAQAVPRLSAGSAWQQLRLVWQFNWKITAAAWSLFFSILLVYYLSLTWMPRILIGAGFAEYKAFVTTASMAAVGLLGVIVAALLVERVGRKWILAITGPLSALTLVIVAFVVDIPTAAVFWLLVFGFVVQVAIPVLYAYVSELYPTELRGTGFGWASTFSRLGAGFGPLVFATYFWPELGLATSFALAGGLVLVAVLWMAFFSPETKQRRLE, from the coding sequence ATGAATACATACACCACTGTGCCCAGCGGCGAACAGGTGGTCCAGGAACTGCCGTGGCGATGGAAAGTCCAGGGCAGGATCTTTCTGATCGGCGGGCTCGGCTTTATGTTCGACGCCTGGGATGTGACCCTCAACGGCATCCTGATCCCCCTGCTCTCCAGCCACTGGTCGCTGACCCCGGGCGAGGCCGGCTGGATCGGCACGGCCAACCTGATTGGCATGGCCCTTGGTGCGTTTGTATGGGGAACCATCGCTGACACCATCGGGCGCAAGAAGGCGTTTACGGCAACGCTGCTCATCTTCTCGCTCTTCACCGTCCTGGGCGCCTTCTCCCCCGACTTCATCTGGTTCTGCGCCTTCCGGTTTATGGCCGGCTTCGGACTGGGCGGCTGCATTCCGGTGGACTATGCCCTGGTGGGGGAATTCACGCCCCGGAAGCAGCGCGGCAAGGTACTCACGGCCATGGACGGCTGGTGGCCGGTGGGGGCAGCGCTCTGCGGGTTTGTCTCAGCGGCACTGGTGGCTGCGTTCGCCGACTGGCGCCTGACCATGCTGGTGATGGTGCTCCCCGCCCTGTTGGTGTTCTGGGTCCGTCGGAGTGTCCCCGAATCGCCGCTGTTCCTCATCCGCAAGGGCCGCCGCGAAGAGGCAGCCAAAGTTATCGACGCGCTCGTTGCGGCGACTGGAGTGGAGCCACGCGCGTACAGCCTGCCCGATGCCCAGGCCGTTCCGCGGCTGTCGGCAGGCAGCGCCTGGCAGCAGCTGCGGCTTGTGTGGCAGTTCAACTGGAAAATCACCGCGGCTGCCTGGTCCCTGTTTTTCAGTATCCTGCTGGTCTACTACCTGTCGCTGACGTGGATGCCGCGGATCCTCATTGGGGCCGGGTTCGCCGAGTACAAGGCCTTTGTGACCACGGCCTCCATGGCCGCCGTCGGGCTTTTGGGCGTGATTGTGGCGGCGCTCCTGGTGGAACGGGTGGGCCGTAAATGGATCTTGGCCATCACCGGTCCGCTGTCCGCACTGACCCTGGTGATCGTGGCGTTTGTGGTGGACATCCCCACGGCCGCGGTGTTCTGGCTGCTGGTATTCGGTTTTGTGGTGCAAGTGGCCATTCCCGTGCTCTACGCCTATGTGTCCGAGCTCTATCCCACGGAACTTCGCGGCACCGGCTTCGGCTGGGCGTCTACGTTCTCCCGGCTCGGGGCAGGCTTCGGACCGCTGGTCTTTGCCACCTATTTCTGGCCCGAACTGGGGCTGGCCACGTCCTTCGCGCTGGCCGGCGGGCTGGTCCTGGTTGCAGTGCTGTGGATGGCCTTCTTCTCGCCAGAGACCAAGCAGCGCCGGCTCGAGTAG
- the purH gene encoding bifunctional phosphoribosylaminoimidazolecarboxamide formyltransferase/IMP cyclohydrolase → MSFTQLDRVPIRRALISVYDKTGLEELAKGLHAAGVKIVSTGSTAKKIAEAGIPVQEVEEVTGSPEMLDGRVKTLHPRVHGGILADRRVPAHMETLAGMEIETFDLVVVNLYPFVETVKSGAAPDDVVEQIDIGGPAMVRSAAKNHAAVSIVVDPGFYGEVVNAAAEGGFDLKTRRRLAAKAFAHTATYDNAVATWTASQFLDEDGDGVIDWPAYAGLALERSEVLRYGENPHQQAALYVDKAAPAGIAQADQLHGKAMSYNNFVDADAALRAAYDFVEPAVAVIKHANPCGVAVGAADAEDPIADAHAKAHACDPVSAFGGVIAANRMVTAGMARTVANIFTEVVIAPGFEPEAVEILSKKKNIRLLALPEGYGRYPAEIRQVSGGVLVQMSDKVDADGDNPANWTLAAGAAADERTLADLAFAWTACRAAKSNAILLASEGAAVGIGMGQVNRLDSCRLAVERANTLGVNVSSDVEGAGGASNTQSDGAAERARGAVAASDAFFPFADGLQILIDAGVRAVVQPGGSVRDEEVIAAANAAGVSMYFTGARHFFH, encoded by the coding sequence GTGAGCTTCACGCAGCTTGACCGTGTTCCCATCCGCCGGGCCCTGATCTCGGTTTACGACAAGACCGGTCTGGAGGAGCTCGCCAAGGGCCTGCATGCAGCGGGCGTGAAGATCGTATCCACCGGCTCCACGGCCAAGAAGATCGCCGAGGCCGGCATCCCGGTCCAGGAAGTCGAGGAAGTCACGGGCTCCCCGGAAATGCTAGACGGCCGCGTCAAGACGCTGCATCCGCGCGTGCACGGCGGTATCCTCGCCGACCGCCGCGTCCCGGCACACATGGAAACCCTCGCCGGCATGGAGATCGAAACCTTTGACCTGGTGGTGGTGAACCTCTACCCGTTCGTCGAGACCGTCAAGTCCGGCGCCGCCCCGGACGACGTCGTCGAGCAGATCGATATCGGCGGCCCCGCCATGGTCCGTTCGGCTGCAAAGAACCACGCCGCCGTCAGCATCGTTGTTGATCCGGGCTTCTACGGCGAGGTCGTCAACGCTGCCGCTGAAGGCGGCTTTGACCTGAAGACCCGACGCCGGCTGGCCGCCAAGGCGTTCGCCCACACCGCCACCTACGACAACGCCGTGGCCACCTGGACTGCCAGCCAGTTCCTGGATGAAGACGGCGACGGCGTCATCGACTGGCCGGCCTACGCCGGCCTGGCACTGGAACGCTCCGAGGTCCTCCGGTACGGCGAAAACCCGCACCAGCAGGCGGCCCTCTACGTGGACAAGGCCGCTCCTGCCGGCATCGCGCAGGCGGACCAGCTGCACGGCAAAGCCATGAGCTACAACAACTTTGTTGACGCAGACGCCGCCCTCCGTGCCGCCTACGACTTCGTCGAGCCGGCCGTCGCCGTGATCAAGCACGCCAACCCCTGCGGTGTGGCTGTCGGTGCTGCCGATGCTGAAGATCCGATCGCGGACGCGCACGCCAAGGCCCATGCCTGCGATCCCGTCTCGGCTTTCGGCGGCGTCATCGCCGCCAACCGCATGGTCACTGCCGGCATGGCACGCACCGTGGCCAACATTTTCACTGAGGTTGTCATCGCCCCCGGCTTCGAGCCGGAAGCCGTGGAGATCCTGTCCAAGAAGAAGAACATCCGCCTGCTTGCCCTGCCTGAGGGCTACGGCCGCTATCCGGCCGAAATCCGCCAGGTCTCCGGCGGCGTCCTGGTCCAGATGTCAGACAAGGTGGACGCCGACGGCGACAACCCGGCTAACTGGACGCTGGCCGCCGGTGCAGCTGCCGACGAGAGGACCCTCGCCGATCTGGCTTTCGCCTGGACCGCCTGCCGCGCCGCCAAGTCAAACGCGATCCTGCTGGCCTCCGAAGGCGCAGCCGTCGGCATCGGCATGGGCCAGGTTAACCGCCTGGATTCCTGCAGGCTGGCCGTGGAACGGGCGAACACTTTGGGCGTGAACGTAAGTTCGGATGTTGAGGGAGCAGGCGGAGCCTCCAACACCCAGTCGGACGGTGCAGCCGAGCGCGCCCGCGGCGCGGTTGCGGCCTCCGACGCCTTCTTCCCGTTCGCTGACGGACTCCAGATCCTGATCGACGCCGGCGTGCGCGCCGTGGTGCAGCCGGGCGGTTCGGTCCGGGACGAGGAAGTAATTGCGGCGGCGAATGCGGCAGGCGTCAGCATGTACTTCACCGGTGCCCGCCACTTCTTCCACTAG
- a CDS encoding trypsin-like serine peptidase, with product MTRTRSLATSLLSLSAAALLALGAAGGATAAPAASDDKQAPSVTSATVDSTGVAEYWTSERMQNAIPGDVLAAKALERGNSSSAASVEKGTNSQVRAAKGRTTIAVSESPVDHIGKVFFTLGGANYVCSGNAVVSTNRSTVATAGHCLNEGPGAFATNFMFAPKYENGVAPYGKWTARNVYAPTQWSSNGDIQYDTGFAVMNQLNGQYLADVVQESGVEFNAARGLTYKSYGYPAAKPFNGESLKSCTGAAFDDTVNPFNTQGISCDMTGGSSGGPWFIGSDATGLQNSINSYGYSRSPVMYGPYWGSVIQQTYASAETA from the coding sequence ATGACACGCACCAGGTCTCTGGCTACCAGCCTTTTGAGCCTCTCTGCAGCCGCCCTGCTGGCACTTGGTGCCGCCGGTGGAGCCACGGCCGCGCCTGCTGCCTCGGACGACAAGCAGGCCCCTTCGGTGACAAGCGCAACGGTGGACAGCACGGGAGTGGCCGAGTACTGGACAAGCGAGCGCATGCAAAACGCAATCCCCGGTGACGTCCTGGCCGCGAAAGCACTCGAACGCGGCAATTCGTCAAGCGCAGCGTCCGTGGAGAAAGGCACTAATTCGCAGGTGAGGGCGGCCAAAGGCAGAACCACCATTGCCGTCAGCGAGTCCCCGGTGGACCACATCGGCAAGGTGTTCTTTACCCTCGGCGGAGCCAACTATGTTTGCTCCGGCAACGCAGTCGTTTCCACGAACAGGAGCACCGTAGCCACCGCAGGACACTGCCTCAACGAGGGCCCTGGCGCCTTCGCCACCAATTTCATGTTTGCACCCAAATACGAAAACGGCGTGGCGCCCTACGGGAAATGGACCGCGCGTAACGTTTACGCACCAACCCAGTGGAGCTCGAACGGCGACATCCAGTACGACACCGGTTTTGCAGTGATGAACCAGCTCAACGGGCAGTACCTGGCAGACGTTGTCCAGGAATCGGGAGTCGAGTTCAACGCCGCACGGGGCCTCACCTATAAGTCCTACGGCTACCCGGCCGCAAAGCCGTTCAATGGCGAGAGCCTCAAGAGCTGCACGGGCGCGGCCTTCGACGACACCGTCAACCCGTTCAACACGCAGGGCATTTCCTGCGACATGACCGGCGGCTCCTCCGGCGGCCCCTGGTTCATCGGCTCAGACGCCACCGGCCTTCAGAACTCGATCAACAGCTACGGCTACAGCCGCTCCCCCGTTATGTACGGCCCCTACTGGGGCTCCGTTATCCAGCAGACCTACGCAAGTGCAGAAACAGCCTAG
- a CDS encoding ABC transporter ATP-binding protein — translation MLDNETPGKSGQEDQPMLSVRGLKKVYKTDGGDVEAVRNLTFDLRPGELACLVGPSGSGKTTLLKCISGLMAPTEGEVLLNGTRVSGPPKKMAVVFQEYGRSLFPWMRVRQNVELPLKNQRVPKAERDRIVDEALEAVGLAHVPQSYPWQLSGGMQQRVAIARAVAYQPEVLLMDEPFAAVDAQTRADLEDLIRSVWKKLGVTILFVTHDIDESVYLGERVIILSSSPTVIQEDIVINLPQERDQLNTRALPRFTELRHHVYEQIQLAKKGHRPAAASVS, via the coding sequence ATGCTGGATAACGAAACACCGGGCAAATCCGGCCAAGAGGACCAGCCCATGCTGTCGGTCCGAGGTCTGAAGAAGGTCTACAAGACCGACGGCGGCGACGTCGAGGCGGTTCGGAACCTCACCTTCGACCTGCGTCCGGGCGAGCTGGCCTGCCTGGTGGGCCCCTCAGGCTCCGGCAAGACCACCCTGCTCAAATGCATTTCAGGGCTGATGGCCCCCACTGAGGGTGAAGTCCTCCTGAACGGCACGCGGGTCAGTGGCCCGCCGAAGAAGATGGCGGTGGTCTTCCAGGAATACGGCCGCTCCCTCTTCCCGTGGATGCGGGTGCGGCAGAATGTGGAGTTGCCACTAAAAAACCAGCGTGTTCCCAAGGCCGAGCGCGACCGCATTGTTGACGAGGCCCTGGAAGCAGTGGGGCTGGCCCACGTCCCCCAGTCCTATCCATGGCAACTCTCCGGCGGCATGCAGCAGCGTGTGGCGATTGCCCGCGCCGTCGCCTACCAGCCCGAAGTACTCCTCATGGACGAACCGTTCGCGGCGGTGGACGCCCAGACCCGCGCTGACCTCGAAGACCTCATCCGCAGCGTCTGGAAGAAACTCGGCGTCACTATCCTGTTCGTCACCCACGATATCGACGAATCCGTCTATCTCGGCGAACGCGTCATTATCCTTTCCAGCTCTCCCACCGTGATCCAGGAGGACATCGTCATCAACCTTCCTCAGGAGCGGGACCAGCTCAACACCCGGGCACTGCCACGGTTCACAGAATTGCGCCATCACGTCTACGAACAGATCCAGCTTGCCAAGAAGGGACACCGCCCCGCCGCGGCAAGCGTCTCCTGA
- a CDS encoding ABC transporter permease — translation MSWLKAFGYIVGLPLLLIFLWWALTLGRPNFFFPRPGILADTFVEVWFGERILSDVLPSLGRLITGVTAAILIGVAAGLVIGSVRWLRSLLEPTLEFFRAIPPPVLVPVLMLLMGITDSMKVVVIISGCIWPVLLNTIEGVRAVDSVLSDSSHTYGITGWARVRYLVLPSASPQIMAGVRQCLSIGLILMVISEMFASSSGLGFTIVQFQRSFAIPEMWSGIIVLGLIGVALSFIFQWSERRVLRWYHGQKEVENAG, via the coding sequence ATGAGCTGGTTGAAGGCGTTTGGCTACATAGTGGGGCTGCCGCTCCTGCTGATCTTCCTCTGGTGGGCGTTGACACTGGGGAGGCCCAACTTTTTCTTTCCCAGGCCCGGGATCCTGGCTGATACGTTTGTGGAGGTCTGGTTTGGCGAACGGATCCTCTCTGATGTCCTCCCCAGCCTCGGCAGGTTGATCACCGGGGTAACTGCGGCAATCCTGATCGGCGTCGCCGCCGGGCTGGTGATCGGATCCGTCAGATGGCTCCGGTCCTTACTGGAGCCGACACTGGAATTCTTCCGCGCTATCCCGCCGCCCGTGCTGGTGCCCGTACTCATGTTGCTGATGGGAATCACGGATTCGATGAAAGTGGTGGTCATCATCTCCGGCTGCATCTGGCCGGTGCTGCTGAACACCATCGAAGGCGTCCGTGCCGTTGATTCGGTGCTTTCCGATTCCAGCCACACGTACGGCATTACGGGCTGGGCCCGCGTGCGGTACCTGGTTCTCCCCTCGGCCAGCCCCCAGATCATGGCCGGGGTCCGTCAGTGCCTGTCTATTGGCCTGATCCTGATGGTCATCTCGGAGATGTTCGCCTCGTCTTCCGGACTGGGCTTCACCATTGTGCAGTTCCAGCGCTCCTTCGCCATCCCCGAGATGTGGTCCGGCATCATCGTCCTCGGCCTGATCGGCGTGGCACTGTCATTCATCTTCCAGTGGAGCGAGCGCCGCGTATTGCGCTGGTACCACGGTCAGAAAGAGGTAGAAAATGCTGGATAA
- a CDS encoding ABC transporter permease encodes MNGKSGVAAAGRGSLFSRPKWPVQQFLGLAGIIGFLLTWELIPRLGIVEPRFLPPASEVIAALLRALGLTAFWVSVGETMLAWFLGLLIAVIAAVVLGFLIGSSAFLRKATNSTVEFLRPIPSVALIPLAVLMFGVKIESSLMLIVYAAFWQVFIQVLYGVADIDMVANNTAKSYGLGRWARIRYVVFPTALPYLMTGVRLAAAVALILAITAELIIGSPGLGREIALAQSGGAISGMYALVLATGLIGVLINLLMRFIEKKTLSWHSSVRSEVIV; translated from the coding sequence ATGAACGGCAAGAGCGGCGTGGCCGCTGCGGGCCGGGGATCGCTGTTCTCCCGGCCCAAGTGGCCAGTCCAGCAATTCCTGGGTCTGGCGGGAATCATCGGATTTCTGCTGACCTGGGAGCTGATACCGCGGTTGGGGATCGTTGAACCGCGCTTCCTCCCGCCCGCAAGCGAGGTTATTGCAGCACTCTTGCGGGCCCTCGGGCTGACGGCCTTCTGGGTGAGCGTGGGTGAAACCATGCTTGCCTGGTTCCTCGGCCTGCTGATTGCAGTGATTGCCGCCGTCGTACTTGGCTTTCTCATCGGCTCATCCGCCTTCCTGAGGAAAGCCACGAACTCCACGGTGGAGTTCCTGCGGCCCATCCCATCGGTGGCGCTGATCCCGCTGGCAGTACTGATGTTTGGCGTAAAAATCGAATCTTCATTGATGCTGATCGTTTATGCGGCCTTCTGGCAGGTCTTTATCCAGGTCCTTTACGGGGTGGCAGACATCGACATGGTTGCCAACAACACTGCCAAATCTTACGGGCTGGGACGCTGGGCGCGGATCCGGTACGTGGTGTTCCCCACGGCTTTGCCGTACCTGATGACAGGGGTCAGGCTGGCCGCCGCCGTCGCGCTTATTTTGGCGATCACGGCGGAACTGATCATCGGCTCCCCTGGACTTGGCCGTGAAATCGCCTTGGCTCAATCGGGCGGCGCCATCTCCGGCATGTACGCGTTGGTATTGGCAACGGGCCTGATCGGAGTATTGATCAACCTGCTGATGCGGTTCATTGAAAAGAAGACCCTTTCCTGGCACTCGTCAGTCCGTTCTGAGGTGATCGTATGA
- a CDS encoding ABC transporter substrate-binding protein, whose protein sequence is MKRHLAKILAASTLTAIALTGCGSGSVTGQDGTSPGATTGGDVKNITVGVLSIAPSVAVQYGIDEGIFEDHGLKIELQTGQGGAAMLPAVSTGTMNFSVGNPLSVMLAVDKGLDMKIVTGFSNSKAEGEDINGVVAAKASGISSFGDLQDKTVAVNTLKTQGDLTIMESAAKAGADPAKIKFVEMPFPDMQAQLDRGSVDAIWLPEPFLTRALADSKNVLVGSPNQEAIPGLPTMVSFTSGNFAQQNPDTVKAFKDAMKETLEKAEQNPDNVRALLPKFMNMDAAVAKNLKMESYDGEVPTEVLSKLGSLMVKYNYVTKEPDVDAMIAK, encoded by the coding sequence ATGAAAAGGCACCTCGCTAAGATCCTCGCAGCCAGCACCCTCACCGCCATTGCCCTCACTGGCTGTGGTTCCGGTTCGGTCACAGGCCAGGACGGCACGTCCCCGGGAGCAACGACAGGTGGCGACGTCAAAAACATCACTGTCGGCGTGCTCTCGATCGCACCATCCGTTGCTGTGCAGTACGGCATCGATGAAGGGATCTTCGAAGACCACGGCCTGAAAATTGAGCTCCAGACCGGGCAAGGTGGAGCGGCCATGCTTCCAGCGGTATCCACCGGAACGATGAACTTTTCTGTGGGCAATCCACTCTCCGTGATGCTCGCCGTCGACAAGGGGCTGGACATGAAGATCGTCACCGGCTTCAGCAACTCCAAGGCGGAGGGTGAGGACATCAATGGGGTCGTTGCCGCTAAGGCGTCCGGAATCAGTTCTTTCGGCGATCTGCAGGATAAGACCGTTGCCGTGAACACGCTGAAAACCCAGGGTGACCTGACCATCATGGAGAGCGCTGCAAAAGCAGGTGCGGATCCGGCCAAAATCAAGTTTGTTGAGATGCCGTTCCCGGACATGCAGGCCCAGCTTGACCGAGGGTCAGTGGACGCCATCTGGCTGCCGGAGCCGTTCCTGACCAGGGCACTCGCGGACAGCAAGAATGTGCTGGTTGGAAGCCCGAACCAGGAAGCAATTCCGGGGCTGCCCACCATGGTGAGCTTCACCAGCGGAAACTTCGCCCAGCAGAACCCGGACACGGTAAAGGCCTTCAAAGATGCCATGAAGGAGACGCTGGAGAAGGCAGAGCAGAATCCGGACAATGTCCGTGCCCTCCTGCCGAAGTTCATGAACATGGACGCAGCCGTCGCCAAGAATCTGAAGATGGAATCGTACGACGGCGAAGTTCCCACCGAGGTACTCTCCAAGCTTGGATCCCTCATGGTGAAGTACAACTACGTGACTAAAGAGCCCGACGTCGACGCCATGATCGCCAAGTAA
- a CDS encoding MarR family winged helix-turn-helix transcriptional regulator, which produces MTQPRIMDLLPAEGVERLLNSPLVSEIEFLTARARARGSAKANALLAPLELKIRSYAVLSLACSGAAPSQRELAEFLLLDPSQIVALVDGLEQRGLVKRETDPRDRRSKVIKGTAKGRRVLDQAAAATQQAEDQAMGDLSSAERDQLRDLLRRIAF; this is translated from the coding sequence ATGACCCAGCCTCGAATCATGGATCTTCTGCCGGCCGAAGGCGTGGAACGGCTGTTGAATAGCCCGCTCGTCAGCGAGATTGAGTTCCTGACTGCGCGGGCACGTGCGCGTGGAAGCGCGAAAGCGAATGCCCTCCTCGCGCCGCTGGAGCTGAAGATCCGCTCATACGCCGTGTTGTCGCTGGCGTGCAGTGGAGCAGCACCGTCACAGCGGGAACTCGCCGAATTCCTGCTGCTGGATCCAAGCCAGATCGTGGCGCTGGTGGACGGACTGGAACAGCGGGGGCTGGTCAAGCGCGAGACGGATCCCCGGGACCGGCGCTCGAAAGTCATCAAGGGCACGGCCAAGGGGCGGCGTGTCCTGGACCAGGCGGCCGCGGCCACCCAGCAGGCAGAAGACCAGGCCATGGGGGACCTGAGCTCCGCTGAACGCGACCAGCTGCGGGACCTGTTGCGCCGCATCGCCTTTTAG